The nucleotide window gtttttgcagtctcatccgttttatttagtcacctcttacgagaAGAAAAGGGTACTGAGAACATATTTTAACCTGGATTCCCACAGAAAAAAGATGTTAATGAATTCAAAGATAATGATGTGCTGAATCGTATATAATAagtaatgaaatacaaaaatgaGGATCATTATAGTTCCAATGTAACGCCTCTACGAGAATTCATAAGAAAAGAAAGAGGTCCATATCACTCACATGAGTAGTTGCATGTTCCTGTTTTGAGTATCAAATCTCAGTTAAGCCTGGACAGATATGAATCTACATCACATGACGATTTCTGCAAAATGTCTTTGAGGTTCTAGCCAAGTTTATAAAAGAATAATTTCAAATATTCCCATTTACAACCGTAAAATTTctaacatacatatatgtaatccACTCTGTACTATAGGAGCAAAGCTCTGAGGAAACTAATTCAGACTGTATGAAGGTGATTGccttttaatttgaaatatcattttctcCTGGTTTTGGAGAGGATTTTTCATAAAGAGTTCTCTGTAAACATTTAAACCCATTTTTTGGCCCTACTCTGAACTTGAGGGTGATAGGCTGGTCAAACGTCAATCTGAATGAGGgtgcatatgaaaggtgaagataatgaacagtgatcaatcttataactcctataagcaatacaaaatatatagttgggcaaacacggacccttggatacaCCATAGGTGTggtcaggtgcctaagaggagtaagcatcccatgtcgaccggtcacacccgccttgagccctatatcatgatcaggtaaacggagttatccgtagtcaaaatcggtttaacaatcggtatgaaacacatcagacatctttgacccaatgataggttgtattgacgaactagatcgttataacgactatataatgtgcgaaatgctgacttcaatcgcgactgttgaaacccctgtaacatcaacttgtttgttagtagcttgcctcgatttaaaactttaagttgtcagtttgccgttttTTTAATAGAGTTTTCTTATTTCCAAACCCCTTTTGTGACCACTGGTCTTCGTTTGAATTCATGCAACCGAAATACGCTTGTATGTTTTAATTTGTAGATGTGTTCTCAAACATCTTGTTaagattattttgaaaacttcaaacCCGAGTGATGATCGCGTGTAAATATCAGTGGTCATGATGTGAATAAACACCAATGCCCATTACACGAGAATAGATGTTGTTTATTACGACATATTACACTTTTGTGGTTATAAAAGAGCCATCTTCCagatattttaaacatttcccCTATTTGCTTTGTAGGTTATTCATAGATTGTGCGACGGGAAACTAGACGATGAAGTTGCCAAATATAAAGTGAAACATTTAGATCTTGGAATAGATCTTATCCAATTTGAAGGTAATTGTAAAATTTCAAGGAATGGCTGTGTCTTTTCATTTCAAGGaagtaaataataatgcattaaaggacacaacgcatgtttctaaactttttcattttttcagcaaaattaactctttttatgcctaaaaccactttaaatgtgttttgaatgaaatattttgcgtagttttcgagtttgaaagcgatgaaattcaaatcttgcgatatgcatattttctttcgctagtttacgcgccattttggtGACGTCATATgagccctcgggtttgaaaacatctatcagccatttcataaacagattagatttaatcgacaaaaaaccaattgtcacgttaacggcttgtaagtaataatgcattaagatgttttgtgccgtgctcgggtgtactagttgtcggtagaaaggatttagactgagtatttttcattttttcgaaggaaggtacgagaaaaaagacgtggataatttttttgttggagcaagaactttaccttaaaaaacacacccagtcaccttttcaaacatcgcttggacagagaccctgataaactgcgagaaaatggatatatcgaagctataagcactggtagacctatagcatacattctgttttgctcttcaaattcaatacacactcggatcaactgaccttcaccttgtaacaacatatatcgacgatacaatgtaacttctaccaactggtagatttacaacaacaaaaaataaagatacaaaataattgaacttttaattatacaaataatagaatattgtatttcctaactttaaattgaattataaagttatttctttattgaactcgtagcatcttgagtgcgtcagtaggctataacgccgtgctcccacttcgtacttcctaaagacgtgcagaatagtaataagattgctttatcaaaataaaataatgtgattaccactttaaatttgaatatttttattgatttgtgtgtgtgttgtctttttctttctttccgaaatgtacgcgtgacaatagcttggcatagggcctagttgtcaacaatttaacgtatcataatttgtctaatccaaaaataaataatgattgcactgtttattttagaaaaacagcgccaattacagatgtataaaggaataacatccccaaacagtttgtagacagcgacccttataaacattatttacgcacaattttgccgatttcatacacgctttactcgctatatttggggatttacatcgttatatgtgtgcactggtggcgaacacatataaaactcggacaatttatcaacatcgatttaaatgttgcccatggtaaattaattaggcccctaaaagttgagtttttaatcatatctcgcagtacttttacaatccgaagggcgcatgtgacgtcactgtaccacgtgactacctacctaattaacttgactttttgaaatcggggcttagatttaagtctgtattgtggttaattatcgcaaaatttcggcgaacgaactattagaattaataactataagcataaagaagacaaaatgcatgtaatattgtatactttgaaaacatgagatgtgtcctttaataaaATGCTACAGGTATGCTTAGAATCAAAGCGAAAACTACTAGAATGCCATAGCGCAGACACTGTTATTTCCAGGTTATTgtctgaatgaaaggtgaagataacgaacagtgatcaatctcacaactcctataagcaatacaaaatagatagttgggcaaacacggacccctggacacaccaaaggtgggatcaggtgcctaggaggagtcctttaatatataatatgtgtatttcttatgacaagaacGTTACATTGACATCATCCGTTTTAACCTGGCGACCTTAACATTgatctttgacctacttttagaaaattttaatatacaTAGGGGtcctccgtggccgagtagTTAGAGCATAGCACTCAAAATCagacggcctctcacctctgtcggttcgaatcccgctcgcgacGGTAAGTttgaaagtttcccagtttactttcagaaggtcggttgtctcttcccaggtacattgcatctgggttctcttttccaccaataaaaactgggaaccaccagataactgcaaaattgttgagtgtggcggaaatcAGCAAAACAAACAATCTAATATACATCATCTTTCATATTGTTAGATatactgtttttatattaaacatattCATCTTTTATGAGATTATATTTCCAATGATACCATATTTGTTGAGCTTTAGACCTTAGAATTGACCTTTGGTATAAATTTCGGaaattaagaagaaaaaaagccCTTTAACCTTGGACATATCTTTTACAACATAAGCTTTCATATCTGGCATATGTATTCCTTGTGTCGGATCGTTTCCATTGGttccaaaatctttgaccttgtgaccttacaTTGACCTTTGAACTACTTTAATAGAAATCTTCATACAAGAATGTATATAAGGCATATTTTTTCAAACCGTAAGACACggctttcatatttagtatgTGCATTTCCCTTGAGAAGACATTTCCATtggtaccaaatttcttgactTTGTTACCTTTGAATTGAACCCTAACatactttgaaaattattcactgAAATGTTGAAAACATCAGTGTCACGTAAAGACATCTtgtttttacattattttgaaattctgtGAACTTCTAATTCTAGAGATTTAAATTCCTTTACATTTTTGATAGCAGCTGAATTGTGTACAGCCATCATAATTTGTGAACAgatttgacgtcacaatagtCGATTTATGTAAGGACATTTGACGTCTGCCATGATTGTGTTCAAGTAGTACCTGAGCATAGTGTGGACTTTTAATGGCTAAGTAAAAGTACTGGTGCTCTTTTTTAGAATCGATagggaaaatatcaaaatacactgtatgtaataaatgataataatctAAACTCATAGATGTATTGTTAAGATCGAGACTACTccaatgtttatatttataatgatgtttatatttagaatgatgTTTATATTGAGaatgatgtttttatttagaATGATGTTTCCTATTTTAGAGTATTAGGTGTGTGTATCTTCGCTGTTAAACACAGATAGACTCACTATATGTGTATAGCAATACATATATGCAACACATTAGGcaatgttatatacatgtatatatacatggggacaaattgtgctcttttattagctgacctggttttgtattcttaataataataatttgttaaaacaccTTTGCATAAATGGAGAAAACTCTTAGTGGGATTTATGGTAGATTGATGCTCGTGTTATGTCATCGATGGGCTTtagcaaaaatctttattaaaggGACtagttcacgatttttgataaaaatatttttcatttttgatgttaaacattaaagatataactcatttaatgttgacagtcaaaattttgaccttctgaatgcaagaattaaagcaatattttagccttgaatctgtgttatgtaaacaaagactcgagtctttttatgtatacaaaccaacaagtgaaatattgattttgtaatataaagcatcttaattttgcgtagtcacaaattttaacttttagatgacatattttacctttaaaatgcttgaaatatgaaagatatgataaatttagatgaatatacatttcttttgaaaatttcgtaaacaataacataccgcaatctttgtttacaaaacaaattataaactctctaaaatgagcttctgtgataatgtataatcttaatttttatgtgaaatcttttaaacacattagacagtaaaTTTTGATCACTAAAAGGGAAAAAAtggtgaatcagtccctttaacgttgattgattgtatcttgcttaacgtctcattcgagaattgttcactcctatgaagacgtcaccaagaccggtgaagggcttcaaatttgggcctctgctcggcgcttatggcatttgagcagtgagggttctttagcgtggcACACCTACTGCAACACGGGATATTcgttttcaaggtcatctcGAAgaacccatgacattcacacttgatgccgagcgtttgatgATGGAACTGtaactacctgttttaatgacttagatctgtcgcggccgggattcgaaccccggccttccgcatgcgggacgaacgctctaacctccaggccaccgcggcggtttctTTATTAAGGAAGTTAAATTACCTTCTGACCTTTTAAGCACAACTGCACATGATGCTACAattaagtatttactggttcagtACTGACCCCATTGGTGTAAACATATTACGAATCTATTACGTGTGTTTCAGTTTTATAAGTTATGATATAAGTAGTTGAGACTttgaactagttcaaatgttgtcattcattaacttggttgatatatttttccaaatagaacaccgattcttaaacaagtttaaattaatttgctAGAAATTTGCATtgaaattcagtattttcgtcaataatttaaaactttgacCTCTATCCTTAATTTATTTTAGTTCCCTTTCAAATTTGAAGACCTTGAAAATtctgtgaaattttagaaattactGCTAATATGTACTTTTAAactttcaattttgatatcatgaatttttttgtatctcaagtgcaaaaaggtcattatctatatttccattactagtattaactttttatctatattgttagAAGACTTGATTATGTATCCATTTTTTGTAATAACTCATTTATAATGCATAGGTTATGCTGACACCAACAAACAAATCTTGTTTAAACGAATAAATCTAGCATAAagtttaagtgcaaaaaggtcatatttaaaacattgtaaatCAATAACAAACGTTgagaccccagtttttctttttcttttcttaattctCCTTCATTGCAGATATATTGAATATTCTTCCTGAAAAAAATTGACGTCAcgccaaatctcaggtgcgaacctctttaaattaaactttgtgcatgatagaaatataccCTTCAGGGGAATTGTATTCACTGGGAAAACTACAAAAaggtaaactattgatagtgaaaaagtttatatgatataaaatgtgTGATTTCTTATGTTGACCTATACTTCTGCTTTGGTATATCTGAcatattattgaaaatagattttaACGGCAACCTCACAACTTGACTTTATGACAAGCGGGGTGATTTcaggttctccatcgtcaacttcccatatttatgtagtaatattccattatcacctgcatatggtgttaatatctctcaactgattcgatacgcaagacctAGTTCtgggtatggtcagtttttaaatcgaggcaaggtactgacaaacaggttgatggtacagggtttttaagtctcgattgaagtcagcatttcgcaaattctatggtcgttataacgatctagttcgtcaatacaacctattattgggtcaaatgctgactgacgtgtttcataccgattgttagaccgttcttggtacactgattttgacaacggataactccgtttacctgatcaggatatagggctcggggcgagtgtgaccggtcgctagaggatgtttactccgcctaggcacttgatctcacctctggtgagtctaggggtccgtgtttgcccaactctctgtttttattggttataggagttatgagattgatctttgttcgttatcttcaccattaatctaagtacaaagcagatgtggagtactctgtggtgtttttatgtcgagttcacaaggatatattgaatcgacatatgaatgaatattatTCTTGCTAATATATAAagcgttgtcgatatatctaaaagtcgagcAGAAGGCCAGAGCAAGATATTTTTCGTatataaaagtttttgaataaactctgctacataagaatgtaaaaacaggtcaatgaacaaagaagcacaattcgtgcccatgagaattccaacagattgttggcaTGTGATTGTTTATGATAAAGTTTCATATTTTGAACGTCATTGCTATTGTCTGTTAGACTGCATATGGAATGGAAGTCAAGAGTGTTAAGtaaaaaagtatgattttgGTCAGTAATACCACGTATGCTCACCATTGGTATTAACAAGGGTGCATAAGCAACGTGCCAGCATAAGTATTGATCATGACAACCCGTTTCTTTAGTTTTAAATAAGATAAAAATCCGTGCAATGCCATCCACATTAATGAACGAAAGATAACTAGCAAagatgcatacatgtatatgtattccaATAAATATCATagaaagattttgaaaaatccaCGACTTTCATTTACATTGAAACACTTATAACTGACCTTACTTTATTTGCACAAAAGTTTCTTGTATGAATGATACCTTGAACTCCTACTTTATTCCATCCATTTACTTGTGGCAAATTCAGGGTTAGATTACATTTGATGAGCACTTAGATATAATCTAAATACATGAAATGATTGACTACAATTATTTAGTATTTTTCTGCATCCGTGAAAATAAAGAATGTAGTCATGTGATGTTGCAGGatcttatttttaaatttctcttACAGACACGGATCAATTGGAATTGGAAAACTGGAGAGAAGACGACCATGTTTTTATAAAAACGCGGGCCTACTATGAAGTAATGATGTGCATACGTACCAAAAAATGTGTTGTAATTATCGGGGGTCCTGGATCAGGGAAAGTTACAACCGCTAGGCACTGTGCCTTAGCTCTTCAGGAGGAAGGTTGGAAAATAATTGCAGTTTCATGCGTAAAACAAATCAGACAGCAAATTCAGAGTTATTCGTCAAAACATAATTCGACGGGATGTGTATTTGTTATTGAAAATCCCATTGGTAGATACAAATTGAATCTCAGTGAATGTGAAGGCTTGAAAAACCACCAATCCTTTTTAGAGAGTATGTTGAATAGTACAAAAGTGGAAATAAGATTGATATTTACGGCAAGAAGAAGTATATATAAAGAAGCACAATGTTTAAGCTTCTTAATTTTTCAAGACAAATACCTCGTAGATTTAGaatcagaagattttcaattaaacagtGAAGAAATGCAGAAAATATTTGCTCAACATTGTTTGACACAGAACGTTCATCCAATGTTCATGGACTTGCATTTCCGATGTTCGGAAAATGATGCTCCCCTATTGCgagaaagaaatatttcaacaagAAAATTAAGAGGAATACCTTCGAAAACACTTGCAAGCGCTGAATTTGATCTAAATGAATACCCGATGTTGCCATTGCTTTGTCAGATATATGCTAGCAACTCCTTAATTCAAAAACACGGTATTACGTTTTTCAAAGAACCTTGCGATACTTTGATAAAGCAGCTTGAAGAAATGTGCCtatttgaaaaggaaaagtacTGTGCGTTAGTCTTGTGTATGTTAGCGGGAAACGTTGTAACAGGTGAAACATACGAAAATCAAGAACTTTTGAAAGACGTATTCAAAGTTTGTGGAGAAGTTCCAATAAGAAAAATTCAAGAGGCATATGTACAAATGCGAGGGACATTTGTTGTAAAGGTTGATTATGGTTTTGCTATCAGCCCAAATATTCTCTTTGAAGTTTTGGCATGTAAATATGCGTCAGAAAATCCTAGGCATATGTTAAAATACATGAATAGTAAATTCATTTTAAGTCATTTGTATTTGAGCAAGACAAGAATGCACAACAATCCAGCTTCAAGTATACTTTTGCCACGTAAATTGTTTACGGAATTGTCGGAAAGGCTCTATTCCGATTTACAACAGAAAAAATATCAAGACACGTTCAATAATGAATGCATGAAAGATGCTGAGTTTCAGTGCTTCTTTGCAGAGTTCTTAAACAGAGTTGATTGCCGTGAAGTATACGAAATCTTCCTTACATCGTTATCGCAGTTTGACGATTACATCTATACGAACTCCTCTATGAATGAAGAATTTACTAAAGTTGACGTATACAAACTTGGCTTTATGGTTGACCAGCAGTTTGATGGAGGTGTTTGGGTGAAGTGTGCAAGAGGAATCAATTGGGTCATTGGATATGGCCATTGTGACGTACTTCTGACCATAGTGAGGAAATCGGAAGAATATTTGTCATcaaataatggaatatttggCTCTGATTCCAAAGAAGAAGTTCGAATGTTAATATTGGGGTGCTACAGTAAAAATCTACGTGTGGTAGAGATTATCTTAAAATATGTAGACCAATGCTGTATTGAAAGTGAATACGAAGGCACATATACGCCACTAATTGCTGCATGTCAGACTGGAAATGAGGATATAGTAGAATGTCTTATACTAGCAGGTGCAGATGTTAATAGGTTCAACACAAGTTATTACAACGTCCTCAGAACCCCGCTCATTGTTGCAGTAGAATACGACGACTTGCATCTGGTAAAACTACTTGTAAAACATAAGGCTGatataaataaatgcaattttgaAATGGAATCTCCGTATGAAATAGCTTGCAGATTAGGCAACTCCTCCATTGCAAACTTTTTAAGGGCAAacggtgctgatgtcaatacTACGGCTCTGGTTAGGGCTATAAAAAACTCCCATCGAAATGCCATCAAATTGTTGCTGGAAAGAAAACATTTGATTAACAAAACTGACTCTTCCGGAATGACGCCTCTCCATTGGGCTGTGCATTGTAATGATCTTGTCTCTATTGAGCAACTGATCAGTAGGGGCGCTCAATTGATCATGGATGATGTGGATGATCATGGTTATACTCCAATGGATAGTCCTTGTTGCGACGGGTTTTCATCTGCTGTAGAGGTTTTCTCTCAGTACAGCAAAATAGAAAAGGTTCCGCGACAGACACTAGTGTTAACTGATGTAATAAAGGCTAAAAATTTGCCGATAGTCATGGATTTGTTGAATCACGGAGCGGACCCAAACCAAATCATTGAAGGTGAATTGCCTCTTTGTGTTGCATGTGCACGGGGATATCTGTTTATTGTCAAATATTTGCTGAAATGTCATGCCAATGTGAATAGCTGTGACAATGTCTATGGTTCTCCTTTACATGCAGCAGCACAAAACGGAGGTCTGACTATTACAGAAGAATTATTGAGAAATGGTGCATGTTCTAATGTATTTTACAACGGATTATCGCCCTTACACATTGCGGTCAAATATGGACATTTTGACGTTATTCAATGTTTAGTCAAAAATGGGAGTCACGTAAACTTCAAAGATGCTAAAAACTTCACAGCTTTCCATCATGCTGCGAAAGAAAATCATTTGGACATTGTAAAATACTTAATTCAAAACGGCACCGACATTGGTTTTTCCGACATCCAAGAAGATTTGTTATTCCGATTATTGAA belongs to Ostrea edulis chromosome 7, xbOstEdul1.1, whole genome shotgun sequence and includes:
- the LOC125656648 gene encoding uncharacterized protein LOC125656648, giving the protein MATGYRLDKNGDEDPEICVTLRPEYVAIGHGGTIKLEGEISPHRADYEIKWYKDLGDGPELIDTGQIKYTGTRNSELVINRVEENNACHYHMEVSLRNRKIACSKKSVVHLFGHKHRNILTVEENNFVRFVLLVKISEDALRILFDTLVPPSTLENHLFEHESKLVKRCTAEQCHILYPDNEVKVSSADFDATLIYTLLRNTLSNGKQRNDIKKPKNGWGNDPDTKSIRIADDVERIRLHRNFTFHDKTRWLSSEEFDKKWNDLARVIHRLCDGKLDDEVAKYKVKHLDLGIDLIQFEDTDQLELENWREDDHVFIKTRAYYEVMMCIRTKKCVVIIGGPGSGKVTTARHCALALQEEGWKIIAVSCVKQIRQQIQSYSSKHNSTGCVFVIENPIGRYKLNLSECEGLKNHQSFLESMLNSTKVEIRLIFTARRSIYKEAQCLSFLIFQDKYLVDLESEDFQLNSEEMQKIFAQHCLTQNVHPMFMDLHFRCSENDAPLLRERNISTRKLRGIPSKTLASAEFDLNEYPMLPLLCQIYASNSLIQKHGITFFKEPCDTLIKQLEEMCLFEKEKYCALVLCMLAGNVVTGETYENQELLKDVFKVCGEVPIRKIQEAYVQMRGTFVVKVDYGFAISPNILFEVLACKYASENPRHMLKYMNSKFILSHLYLSKTRMHNNPASSILLPRKLFTELSERLYSDLQQKKYQDTFNNECMKDAEFQCFFAEFLNRVDCREVYEIFLTSLSQFDDYIYTNSSMNEEFTKVDVYKLGFMVDQQFDGGVWVKCARGINWVIGYGHCDVLLTIVRKSEEYLSSNNGIFGSDSKEEVRMLILGCYSKNLRVVEIILKYVDQCCIESEYEGTYTPLIAACQTGNEDIVECLILAGADVNRFNTSYYNVLRTPLIVAVEYDDLHLVKLLVKHKADINKCNFEMESPYEIACRLGNSSIANFLRANGADVNTTALVRAIKNSHRNAIKLLLERKHLINKTDSSGMTPLHWAVHCNDLVSIEQLISRGAQLIMDDVDDHGYTPMDSPCCDGFSSAVEVFSQYSKIEKVPRQTLVLTDVIKAKNLPIVMDLLNHGADPNQIIEGELPLCVACARGYLFIVKYLLKCHANVNSCDNVYGSPLHAAAQNGGLTITEELLRNGACSNVFYNGLSPLHIAVKYGHFDVIQCLVKNGSHVNFKDAKNFTAFHHAAKENHLDIVKYLIQNGTDIGFSDIQEDLLFRLLKHYDVLMCLIRHGGIVQKAVAGNRLDIIKLLVKNVSPLAKADIFRYTPINFITATEKGNIEMIEYFITNGVDVNTQDTNEQTPLFFAIVNDHYEIVNILLDCGASTAVRDILQRTPLHWVAERQCPNLVDTLMAHGSKVNAQDREGKTPLHRACEGSNLLVVQKLRENGADISIRDNNGHTPTNIAFMNKRRNIYEYLFTLECIIICRP